The Thermomonospora amylolytica sequence GCCGCCGAACGCCGCCGGCGCCAGGTCGGACATGTCGAACCGGAAGTCGTTGCCGGCGTCGATCACCGCCTTGGCGATGCGCCGCTGCACCTCGTCGGGGTAGGACGCCAGGTCCACCGCCTTGTTCGGGGAGATGAAGCCGCCCTGCTTGGCCCAGACCTCCGCGGCCTCGGGCGAGGCGAGGAACTTCATCAGCTCGCGGGCGCCCTGGGTGTCCTTCATCATCACCGCGACGTCACCGGCGCCCACCACCGGGGCCTTGGCGCCGACCGCCGGGAAGGGGAAGAAGTCGGCGTCGGACCCGATCTTGGACTTGGTGTTGGTGCTGATCTCCGAGGCGATGAAGTCGGCGCCCGGCAGCATCGCGGCCTTCGGCGAGTCGCCGAACACCGCCGGCACCGAGGCGGGGAACTCGGTCTGCAGCGCGCCGTCGCGCCCGCCGGCCAGGAAGTTGTCCTTGCCCCAGATCTCGGCCAGCTTGCGCAGCGACTCCTTGACCGTCTCGTCGGTGTAGGGGATCTCGTGCTTGGACAGCTGGTCGTACTTCTCGGGCCCGGCCACCGACAGGTAGACGTTCTCGAACCAGTCGGTCAGCACCCAGCCGTCGGCCGCGCCGACCGAGATCGGCGTGGCGCCGGAGTCCGACAGGGTCTGCGCCGTCTTCACGAAGTCCGCCCAGGTGGCGGGGGGCTGGGC is a genomic window containing:
- a CDS encoding ABC transporter substrate-binding protein, which produces MRDVMWSRRRMLGVTLAAGLAVSTAAACGGGDDGGGGDGPLKGQTITVASIWTGSNEGAKFQKVLDAFSERTGAKVTYTPTGDNVAAYLGSKVNGNAAPDVAFLPQQGVLVEFASKGWIKPLPADTQNAVKQNFSQVWQELGSHNGTMYGVYFKASSKSTVWYRKQAFTDAGIAQPPATWADFVKTAQTLSDSGATPISVGAADGWVLTDWFENVYLSVAGPEKYDQLSKHEIPYTDETVKESLRKLAEIWGKDNFLAGGRDGALQTEFPASVPAVFGDSPKAAMLPGADFIASEISTNTKSKIGSDADFFPFPAVGAKAPVVGAGDVAVMMKDTQGARELMKFLASPEAAEVWAKQGGFISPNKAVDLASYPDEVQRRIAKAVIDAGNDFRFDMSDLAPAAFGGTKGAGEWKILQDFLANPSDVDGTAEKLEEAAAKAFK